In one window of Agrobacterium larrymoorei DNA:
- the tuf gene encoding elongation factor Tu, whose amino-acid sequence MAKSKFERNKPHVNIGTIGHVDHGKTSLTAAITKFFGEFKAYDQIDAAPEEKARGITISTAHVEYETPNRHYAHVDCPGHADYVKNMITGAAQMDGAILVCSAADGPMPQTREHILLARQVGVPALVVFLNKVDQVDDAELLELVELEVRELLSSYDFPGDDVPVVKGSALAALEDSNKTIGEDAIRELMAQVDAYIPTPERPIDQPFLMPIEDVFSISGRGTVVTGRVERGIVKVGEEVEIVGIKPTSKTTVTGVEMFRKLLDQGQAGDNIGALVRGVNRDGVERGQILCKPGSVKPHKKFKAEAYILTKEEGGRHTPFFTNYRPQFYFRTTDVTGIVTLPEGTEMVMPGDNVTVDVELIVPIAMEEKLRFAIREGGRTVGAGIVASIVE is encoded by the coding sequence ATGGCAAAGAGCAAGTTTGAGCGCAATAAGCCGCACGTCAACATCGGCACGATCGGTCACGTTGACCACGGCAAGACGTCGTTGACTGCAGCGATCACGAAGTTCTTCGGCGAGTTCAAGGCGTATGACCAAATCGACGCCGCTCCTGAAGAAAAGGCTCGTGGTATCACGATTTCGACGGCCCACGTTGAGTATGAGACGCCAAACCGTCACTATGCGCACGTTGACTGCCCCGGCCACGCCGACTACGTGAAGAACATGATCACCGGTGCTGCCCAGATGGACGGCGCGATCCTGGTTTGCTCTGCTGCTGACGGCCCGATGCCGCAGACTCGCGAGCACATCCTGCTTGCCCGTCAGGTTGGCGTTCCGGCTCTGGTCGTGTTCCTCAACAAGGTCGACCAGGTTGACGACGCAGAACTTCTCGAGCTCGTCGAACTCGAAGTTCGCGAACTTCTGTCGTCCTACGACTTCCCGGGCGATGACGTTCCTGTCGTCAAGGGTTCTGCACTTGCAGCTCTGGAAGACAGCAACAAGACGATCGGTGAAGACGCAATCCGCGAGCTGATGGCTCAGGTTGACGCCTACATCCCGACGCCTGAGCGTCCGATCGACCAGCCGTTCCTGATGCCAATCGAAGACGTGTTCTCGATCTCTGGCCGTGGTACGGTTGTGACGGGTCGCGTTGAGCGCGGTATCGTCAAGGTTGGCGAAGAAGTCGAAATCGTCGGCATCAAGCCAACATCGAAGACGACGGTTACCGGCGTTGAAATGTTCCGCAAGCTGCTCGATCAGGGCCAGGCTGGCGACAACATCGGTGCACTGGTTCGCGGTGTTAACCGTGACGGCGTCGAGCGTGGTCAGATCCTTTGCAAGCCAGGTTCTGTCAAGCCGCACAAGAAGTTCAAGGCAGAAGCCTACATCCTGACGAAGGAAGAAGGCGGTCGTCATACGCCGTTCTTCACGAACTACCGTCCTCAGTTCTACTTCCGTACAACGGACGTGACCGGTATCGTGACGCTTCCAGAAGGCACGGAAATGGTTATGCCTGGCGACAACGTCACTGTTGACGTCGAGCTGATCGTTCCGATCGCGATGGAAGAAAAGCTGCGCTTCGCTATCCGCGAAGGCGGCCGTACCGTCGGCGCTGGCATCGTTGCCTCGATCGTCGAGTAA
- a CDS encoding glycosyl transferase, whose product MSETARIFIGFDSKEVVAYHVFCQSIQEKSSIPVEFTPIALNNLDGIFTRERNSLQSTEFSFSRFLVPYLCNYEGWAIFADCDMLMRSDIAKLWELRDDRYAAMCVKHDYVPKVETKFLGQTQTKYEKKNWSSFILFNNAKCKALTKDYVNTATGLQLHQFKWLESEELIGEIPATWNWLVNEYDHNLDADNVHFTDGGPYFEEYKNDDYAEEWFAARDRMLTVVQRA is encoded by the coding sequence ATGTCTGAGACGGCACGTATCTTTATCGGCTTCGACAGCAAGGAAGTCGTCGCTTACCATGTGTTCTGCCAGAGCATTCAGGAAAAGAGCTCCATTCCGGTCGAGTTCACGCCGATTGCGCTGAACAATCTCGACGGCATTTTCACGCGTGAGCGCAATTCTCTTCAGTCGACGGAGTTCTCCTTCTCCCGCTTCCTCGTGCCTTATCTCTGCAACTACGAAGGATGGGCGATTTTCGCCGATTGCGACATGCTTATGCGCAGCGATATCGCCAAGCTGTGGGAATTGCGCGACGACCGTTATGCGGCGATGTGCGTAAAGCATGACTATGTGCCGAAGGTCGAGACCAAGTTCCTCGGCCAGACGCAGACGAAGTATGAAAAGAAGAACTGGTCCAGCTTCATTCTCTTCAACAATGCCAAGTGCAAGGCCCTGACCAAGGACTATGTCAACACGGCAACAGGCCTGCAGTTGCACCAGTTCAAGTGGCTCGAATCGGAAGAGCTCATCGGCGAAATCCCTGCGACGTGGAACTGGCTCGTCAACGAATACGACCATAACCTCGACGCCGACAACGTGCATTTCACCGACGGTGGCCCGTATTTCGAAGAATACAAGAACGACGATTATGCTGAAGAGTGGTTTGCTGCTCGCGACAGAATGCTGACCGTGGTTCAGCGTGCTTAA
- the secE gene encoding preprotein translocase subunit SecE, with product MASKTNPFTFLQQVRAEASKITWPSRRETMISTAMVLVMVIFAALFFFAADQLIGWLLSLVLNVGR from the coding sequence ATGGCATCCAAAACCAACCCGTTTACGTTTCTGCAGCAGGTGCGCGCCGAAGCGTCAAAGATCACTTGGCCGTCGCGCCGCGAGACCATGATTTCCACGGCGATGGTGCTGGTAATGGTCATCTTTGCGGCTCTGTTCTTCTTTGCGGCAGATCAGCTCATCGGCTGGTTGCTCAGCCTCGTGCTGAATGTCGGTCGCTAA
- the nusG gene encoding transcription termination/antitermination protein NusG, which translates to MAARWYIVQAYSNFEKKVAESIEEKVRQKGLDHLFERILVPTEKVVEVRRGRKVDSERKFFPGYVLVRANLTDEAYHLIKNTPKVTGFLGSDSKPVPIPDSEADRILGQVQEGVERPKSSVSFEIGEQVRVSDGPFASFNGVVQDVDEERARLKVEVSIFGRATPVELEYAQVEKV; encoded by the coding sequence ATGGCGGCGCGCTGGTACATTGTTCAAGCATATTCGAATTTTGAAAAGAAGGTCGCTGAGTCGATCGAAGAAAAGGTCCGTCAGAAGGGCCTTGATCATCTTTTCGAAAGAATTCTCGTTCCAACCGAAAAGGTTGTCGAGGTTCGCCGCGGTCGCAAGGTCGATAGCGAGCGCAAGTTCTTCCCGGGTTACGTGCTGGTGCGCGCAAACCTGACGGATGAGGCTTATCACCTCATCAAGAATACGCCGAAGGTGACCGGCTTCCTCGGTTCGGACAGCAAGCCTGTTCCGATTCCGGACTCTGAAGCCGATCGCATCCTGGGTCAGGTCCAGGAAGGTGTCGAGCGTCCGAAGTCTTCGGTTTCGTTCGAGATCGGCGAGCAGGTTCGCGTCTCCGACGGTCCTTTTGCATCGTTCAACGGTGTGGTTCAGGATGTCGATGAAGAGCGCGCCCGTCTGAAGGTCGAAGTTTCGATCTTCGGTCGCGCTACTCCGGTCGAACTGGAATATGCGCAGGTCGAAAAGGTCTGA
- the rplK gene encoding 50S ribosomal protein L11: protein MAKKVAGQLKLQVKAGSANPSPPIGPALGQRGINIMEFCKAFNAATQEMEKGMPIPVVITYYQDKSFTFVMKQPPMTYWLKKEAKITSGSKTPGKGAKVGSITKAQVKTIAEAKMKDLNAADIEGAMAMVEGSARAMGLEVVG, encoded by the coding sequence ATGGCTAAGAAAGTTGCAGGCCAGCTCAAGCTTCAGGTTAAGGCAGGATCGGCTAACCCGTCCCCGCCAATCGGCCCGGCGCTTGGTCAGCGTGGCATTAACATCATGGAATTCTGCAAGGCGTTCAACGCCGCTACGCAGGAAATGGAAAAGGGTATGCCGATCCCGGTCGTCATCACCTATTACCAGGACAAGTCCTTCACCTTCGTCATGAAGCAGCCGCCGATGACGTACTGGCTGAAGAAGGAAGCCAAGATCACCTCCGGTTCCAAGACGCCTGGCAAGGGCGCCAAGGTCGGCTCCATCACCAAGGCTCAGGTCAAGACGATCGCAGAAGCCAAGATGAAGGATCTGAACGCAGCCGACATCGAAGGCGCAATGGCAATGGTTGAGGGCTCTGCCCGCGCCATGGGCCTGGAAGTGGTAGGTTGA
- the rplA gene encoding 50S ribosomal protein L1: protein MAKLAKRVQKTREGVDPNKLYVLTDAISMVKERAVAKFDETIEVAMNLGVDPRHADQMVRGVVNLPNGTGRDVRVAVFARGAKADEAKAAGADIVGAEDLLEIVQGGKIDFDRVIATPDMMPLVGRLGKVLGPRGMMPNPKVGTVTMDVTGAVKASKGGAVEFRVEKAGIVHAGVGKASFDAKALEENIKAFADAVIKAKPTGAKGNYVKRVAISSTMGPGFKIDPSSVTA, encoded by the coding sequence ATGGCTAAGCTTGCAAAGCGCGTACAGAAGACCCGCGAAGGCGTTGACCCGAACAAGCTCTACGTCCTGACCGACGCCATTTCGATGGTTAAGGAACGGGCCGTCGCCAAGTTCGACGAAACCATCGAAGTCGCAATGAACCTCGGCGTTGACCCGCGTCACGCCGACCAGATGGTTCGTGGCGTTGTCAACCTGCCGAACGGCACAGGCCGCGACGTTCGCGTTGCTGTTTTTGCCCGTGGCGCCAAGGCCGATGAAGCCAAGGCTGCCGGTGCAGACATCGTTGGCGCAGAAGACCTGCTGGAAATCGTCCAGGGCGGCAAGATCGATTTCGACCGCGTTATCGCGACCCCTGACATGATGCCGCTCGTCGGTCGTCTCGGCAAGGTTCTCGGCCCACGCGGCATGATGCCGAACCCGAAGGTCGGTACGGTTACGATGGACGTAACGGGCGCCGTCAAGGCTTCCAAGGGTGGCGCTGTGGAGTTCCGCGTCGAAAAGGCCGGTATCGTTCACGCTGGCGTTGGCAAGGCTTCGTTCGATGCCAAGGCGCTGGAAGAAAACATCAAGGCTTTTGCTGATGCCGTCATCAAGGCCAAGCCTACGGGTGCAAAGGGCAACTACGTCAAGCGCGTAGCCATCTCCTCCACCATGGGGCCGGGCTTCAAGATCGACCCTTCGTCGGTTACGGCCTAA
- the rplJ gene encoding 50S ribosomal protein L10: MERAEKREFVTELNEVFKASGSVVVAHYAGVTVAQMNDFRSKMRAAGGTVKVAKNRLAKIALQGTESEGMSDLFKGQTLIAYSTDPMIAPKVVMDFAKSNDKVVVLGGAMGATTLNAEAVKSLATLPSLDELRAKLLGLLNAPATRVATVVAAPASQLARVFSAYSKKDEAA, from the coding sequence GTGGAAAGAGCGGAAAAACGCGAATTCGTCACGGAGCTGAACGAAGTCTTCAAGGCTTCCGGTTCAGTTGTCGTGGCCCACTATGCTGGTGTCACAGTTGCGCAGATGAACGATTTTCGTTCGAAAATGCGTGCTGCTGGCGGCACCGTCAAGGTCGCGAAGAACCGCCTGGCCAAGATCGCTCTTCAGGGTACGGAGTCGGAAGGGATGTCAGATCTCTTCAAGGGACAGACGCTGATTGCATACAGCACTGACCCTATGATTGCTCCGAAAGTCGTCATGGATTTCGCCAAGAGCAACGACAAGGTCGTTGTACTCGGCGGCGCCATGGGCGCAACCACGCTCAACGCCGAAGCAGTCAAGTCGCTCGCGACCCTGCCTTCGCTGGACGAGCTGCGTGCGAAGCTGCTGGGCCTTCTCAATGCCCCGGCAACCCGCGTCGCAACGGTTGTGGCAGCACCGGCAAGCCAGCTTGCTCGTGTGTTCTCGGCTTACTCCAAGAAGGACGAAGCCGCTTAA
- the rplL gene encoding 50S ribosomal protein L7/L12 codes for MADLAKIVEDLSALTVLEAAELSKLLEEKWGVSAAAPVAVAAAGGAAAAAAPEEEKTEFDVILVDAGANKINVIKEVRGITGLGLKEAKDLVEGAPKPVKEAVSKAEAADLKKKLEDAGAKVDVK; via the coding sequence ATGGCTGATCTCGCAAAGATCGTTGAAGACCTCTCCGCTCTGACAGTTCTGGAAGCTGCTGAGCTTTCCAAGCTTCTCGAAGAAAAGTGGGGCGTTTCCGCTGCTGCTCCTGTAGCAGTTGCTGCTGCTGGTGGCGCTGCTGCCGCTGCTGCACCGGAAGAAGAAAAGACTGAATTCGACGTTATCCTTGTTGACGCTGGCGCCAACAAGATCAACGTCATCAAGGAAGTTCGCGGCATCACGGGTCTCGGCCTGAAGGAAGCCAAGGACCTCGTTGAAGGCGCTCCGAAGCCTGTTAAGGAAGCTGTTTCCAAGGCTGAAGCTGCTGACCTCAAGAAGAAGCTCGAAGACGCCGGCGCTAAGGTCGACGTTAAGTAA
- the rpoB gene encoding DNA-directed RNA polymerase subunit beta: MAQTLSFNGRRRVRKFFGKIPEVAEMPNLIEVQKASYDQFLMVDEPKGGRPDEGLNAVFKSVFPITDFSGASMLEFVSYEFEAPKFDVEECRQRDLTYAAPLKVTLRLIVFDIDEDTGAKSIKDIKEQSVYMGDMPLMTNNGTFIVNGTERVIVSQMHRSPGVFFDHDKGKSHSSGKLLFAARVIPYRGSWLDIEFDAKDIVFARIDRRRKIPVTSLLMALGMDGEEILSTFYTKATYVREGDGWRIPFQPETLKNAKVVTEMVDADTGEVVVEAGKKLTPRLLRQLTDKGLKALKASDEDLYGNYLAEDIVNYETGEIYLEAGDEIDDKTLTVILGHGFDEIPVLNIDHINVGAYIRSTLAADKNENRQDALFDIYRVMRPGEPPTMDSAEAMFNSLFFDAERYDLSAVGRVKMNMRLDLDAEDTVRTLRKEDILAVVKMLVELRDGKGEIDDIDNLGNRRVRSVGELMENQYRLGLLRMERAIKERMSSIEIDTVMPQDLINAKPAAAAVREFFGSSQLSQFMDQVNPLSEITHKRRLSALGPGGLTRERAGFEVRDVHPTHYGRICPIETPEGPNIGLINSLATFARVNKYGFIESPYRKIVDGKVTTDVIYLSAMEEAKYYVAQANAELDADGAFTEEFVVCRHSGEVMLAPRDNINLMDVSPKQLVSVAAALIPFLENDDANRALMGSNMQRQAVPLLRAEAPFVGTGMEPIVARDSGAAIAARRGGVVDQVDATRIVIRATEDLDAGKSGVDIYRLQKFQRSNQNTCVNQRPLVAVGDILNKGDIIADGPSTDLGDLALGRNALVAFMPWNGYNYEDSILMSERIVSDDVFTSIHIEEFEVMARDTKLGPEEITRDIPNVSEEALKNLDEAGIVYIGAEVQPGDILVGKITPKGESPMTPEEKLLRAIFGEKASDVRDTSMRMPPGTFGTVVEVRVFNRHGVEKDERAMAIEREEIERLAKDRDDEQAILDRNVYGRLVDMLRGQVSIAGPKGFKKGVELSNAVVSEYPRSQWWMFAVEDEKVQAELEALRGQYDESKSRLEQRFMDKVEKVQRGDEMPPGVMKMVKVFVAVKRKIQPGDKMAGRHGNKGVVSRIVPVEDMPFLEDGTHVDICLNPLGVPSRMNVGQILETHLAWACAGMGKKIGELLDEYRKTMDITDLKNELTEVYASEAKDEVSSFDDDALVKLAEQSRKGVSIATPVFDGAHEPDVASMLKRAGLNESGQSVLYDGRTGEPFDRKVTVGYMYMIKLNHLVDDKIHARSIGPYSLVTQQPLGGKAQFGGQRFGEMEVWALEAYGAAYTLQEMLTVKSDDVAGRTKVYEAIVRGDDTFEAGIPESFNVLVKEMRSLGLSVELENSKLEEQQGADQLPDAAE, translated from the coding sequence ATGGCTCAGACCCTTTCGTTTAACGGTCGCAGGCGCGTACGCAAGTTTTTCGGCAAAATTCCAGAAGTAGCGGAAATGCCGAACCTCATCGAGGTTCAGAAGGCTTCGTATGACCAATTCCTCATGGTTGACGAGCCCAAGGGCGGTCGTCCCGACGAGGGATTGAATGCCGTATTCAAATCCGTATTCCCGATCACCGACTTTTCCGGCGCATCCATGCTGGAATTCGTATCTTACGAATTCGAAGCGCCGAAGTTCGACGTCGAGGAATGCCGTCAGCGCGATCTGACCTACGCAGCGCCGCTCAAGGTGACGCTGCGCCTCATCGTGTTCGATATCGATGAAGATACAGGCGCGAAGTCCATCAAGGACATCAAGGAACAGTCCGTCTACATGGGCGACATGCCGCTCATGACGAACAACGGTACGTTCATCGTCAACGGCACCGAGCGCGTTATCGTGTCTCAGATGCACCGTTCGCCGGGCGTATTCTTCGACCACGACAAGGGCAAGAGCCACTCTTCCGGCAAGCTTCTGTTTGCTGCCCGCGTCATTCCTTATCGCGGTTCCTGGCTCGATATCGAATTCGACGCCAAGGACATCGTGTTCGCCCGTATCGACCGTCGCCGCAAGATTCCTGTCACGTCGCTGCTGATGGCGCTCGGCATGGACGGCGAAGAAATCCTGTCGACCTTCTACACCAAGGCAACCTACGTTCGTGAAGGCGACGGCTGGCGGATTCCGTTCCAGCCTGAGACACTGAAGAACGCCAAGGTCGTCACCGAAATGGTTGACGCCGACACTGGCGAAGTCGTTGTCGAAGCCGGCAAGAAGCTGACCCCGCGTCTGCTCCGTCAGTTGACCGACAAGGGCCTCAAGGCTCTCAAGGCGAGCGACGAAGATCTCTACGGCAACTATCTTGCCGAAGACATCGTCAACTACGAGACGGGTGAAATCTATCTCGAAGCTGGTGACGAAATCGACGACAAGACGCTGACCGTCATTCTCGGTCACGGCTTCGACGAGATTCCTGTTCTCAACATCGACCATATCAATGTCGGTGCCTATATCCGCAGCACGCTTGCTGCCGATAAGAACGAGAACCGTCAGGACGCCCTGTTCGACATCTACCGCGTGATGCGTCCGGGTGAGCCGCCGACCATGGATTCTGCAGAAGCCATGTTCAACTCGCTGTTCTTCGACGCGGAGCGTTACGATCTCTCGGCTGTTGGCCGCGTGAAGATGAACATGCGTCTGGACCTCGACGCGGAAGACACCGTGCGCACGCTGCGCAAGGAAGACATCCTGGCCGTGGTCAAGATGCTGGTCGAACTGCGTGACGGCAAGGGCGAAATCGACGACATCGACAACCTCGGCAACCGCCGTGTCCGTTCCGTCGGTGAGTTGATGGAGAACCAGTATCGTCTGGGTCTGCTGCGCATGGAACGCGCGATCAAGGAACGTATGTCCTCGATCGAAATCGACACCGTGATGCCGCAGGACCTGATCAACGCGAAGCCGGCAGCTGCTGCCGTTCGTGAATTCTTCGGTTCCTCGCAGCTGTCGCAGTTCATGGACCAGGTGAACCCGCTTTCGGAAATCACCCACAAGCGCCGTCTTTCGGCTCTTGGACCGGGTGGTCTGACCCGCGAGCGCGCAGGCTTCGAAGTCCGCGACGTTCACCCGACCCACTATGGCCGTATTTGCCCGATCGAAACGCCGGAAGGCCCGAACATCGGTCTGATCAACTCGCTCGCAACCTTTGCCCGTGTCAACAAGTACGGCTTCATCGAAAGCCCGTACCGCAAGATCGTGGACGGCAAGGTTACGACGGACGTGATCTACCTCTCCGCCATGGAAGAGGCGAAGTATTACGTTGCTCAGGCCAATGCCGAGCTGGACGCTGATGGTGCATTCACGGAAGAATTCGTTGTTTGCCGTCACTCCGGCGAAGTTATGCTGGCTCCGCGTGACAACATCAACCTGATGGACGTTTCGCCGAAGCAGCTGGTTTCGGTCGCTGCGGCTCTCATTCCGTTCCTGGAAAACGATGACGCCAACCGCGCTCTCATGGGCTCGAACATGCAGCGTCAGGCCGTTCCGCTTCTGCGTGCCGAGGCTCCGTTCGTCGGAACCGGCATGGAGCCGATCGTTGCCCGTGACTCGGGCGCTGCAATTGCAGCCCGTCGTGGCGGTGTGGTCGATCAGGTGGATGCGACCCGTATCGTTATCCGCGCTACGGAAGACCTCGATGCTGGCAAGTCCGGCGTTGACATCTATCGTCTGCAGAAGTTCCAGCGTTCCAACCAGAACACCTGCGTCAACCAGCGTCCGCTGGTCGCCGTCGGCGATATTCTGAACAAGGGCGACATCATCGCTGACGGTCCTTCGACCGACCTCGGTGACCTGGCACTTGGCCGCAACGCGCTCGTCGCGTTCATGCCCTGGAACGGTTACAACTACGAAGACTCGATCCTGATGTCCGAGCGCATCGTCTCCGACGACGTGTTCACCTCCATCCATATCGAAGAATTCGAAGTGATGGCCCGCGACACCAAGCTTGGTCCGGAAGAAATCACGCGCGACATTCCGAACGTTTCGGAAGAAGCGCTGAAGAACCTCGACGAAGCCGGTATCGTGTACATCGGTGCGGAAGTTCAGCCGGGCGATATCCTCGTCGGCAAGATCACGCCGAAGGGTGAAAGCCCGATGACGCCGGAAGAAAAGCTTCTGCGCGCCATCTTCGGTGAAAAGGCTTCCGACGTTCGCGACACCTCCATGCGCATGCCTCCGGGCACGTTCGGCACGGTCGTTGAAGTTCGCGTGTTCAACCGTCACGGCGTCGAAAAGGACGAACGTGCGATGGCTATCGAGCGCGAGGAAATCGAGCGTCTGGCCAAGGACCGCGACGACGAACAGGCAATTCTTGACCGCAACGTCTATGGCCGTCTGGTCGACATGCTGCGCGGTCAGGTTTCGATTGCCGGTCCGAAGGGCTTCAAGAAGGGCGTAGAGCTTTCCAACGCCGTCGTCTCCGAATATCCTCGCTCGCAGTGGTGGATGTTCGCGGTCGAAGACGAGAAGGTTCAGGCCGAACTCGAAGCGCTTCGCGGCCAGTACGACGAATCCAAGTCGCGCCTCGAACAGCGTTTCATGGACAAGGTCGAGAAGGTACAGCGCGGCGACGAAATGCCTCCGGGCGTCATGAAGATGGTCAAGGTCTTCGTTGCTGTTAAGCGCAAGATCCAGCCGGGCGACAAGATGGCTGGCCGTCACGGTAACAAGGGCGTCGTCTCGCGTATCGTGCCTGTCGAAGACATGCCGTTCCTGGAAGACGGCACGCATGTCGACATCTGCTTGAACCCGCTGGGCGTGCCTTCGCGCATGAACGTCGGTCAGATTCTCGAAACGCACCTCGCATGGGCTTGCGCCGGTATGGGCAAGAAGATCGGCGAGCTGCTCGACGAGTATCGCAAGACGATGGACATCACCGACCTGAAGAACGAGCTGACGGAAGTCTACGCCTCCGAGGCGAAGGACGAAGTTTCCTCCTTCGACGACGATGCTCTGGTGAAGCTTGCCGAACAGTCCCGCAAGGGCGTCTCCATCGCAACGCCGGTCTTCGACGGTGCGCATGAGCCAGACGTTGCTTCGATGCTGAAGCGTGCGGGTCTGAATGAATCCGGTCAGTCCGTTCTTTACGATGGACGTACCGGTGAGCCGTTCGACCGCAAGGTCACCGTCGGCTACATGTACATGATCAAGCTGAACCACCTTGTCGACGACAAGATCCACGCTCGCTCGATCGGTCCTTACTCGCTCGTCACCCAGCAGCCGCTTGGTGGTAAGGCGCAGTTCGGCGGACAGCGCTTCGGGGAAATGGAAGTCTGGGCTCTGGAAGCTTACGGCGCAGCCTACACGCTGCAGGAAATGCTCACCGTCAAGTCGGACGACGTGGCGGGCCGCACCAAGGTTTACGAAGCAATCGTCCGTGGCGACGATACCTTCGAAGCCGGTATTCCGGAGAGCTTCAACGTTCTCGTCAAGGAAATGCGGTCTCTGGGCCTTTCCGTCGAGCTGGAGAACTCCAAGCTCGAAGAGCAGCAGGGCGCCGATCAGCTGCCCGACGCGGCGGAATAA